The sequence GAGCGACATCAGGGAGGCGGTCCCGAACAGCGACGCCTCTCGCCTGGAACAGGGGGCCCACAAGCTGAAGGGGTCCCTGTCGATTGTGGGCGCCAAACGGGCCTTTGATGCGGCCTATGGTCTGGAGGTCCTCGGCAGGCAAAAAAAGATGCAGGAGGCCCAACATGCGGTGGATGTTCTCTCGAAGGATCTTCAAGACCTGGAGTCCTCCCTGCGGATCAGCCTCAAGGAGGTTGACGCATGAAGATTCTGATCGTCGAAGACGATCCCGTCTCCATGAGGGTTTTGGAGGCCTTTCTTGAGAATTGGGGATACGAGGTCGTGACCGCCCGAAACGGAAACCAGGCATGGGAGTTGCTTCAGGAATCGGATGCGCCGAGCATCGTTATTTCGGACTGGATGATGCCCGATATGGACGGGCTTGAATTATGCTCCCGGATACGTGGCAAGGAGGGATCGGGATACACCTATTTCATCATCGTGACGGCAAAGACGAGAAAAGAGGACCTGATTCTGGGAATGGAGGCCGGAGCGGATGATTACCTTGTCAAACCTTTCAACCATGATGAGCTGAGATACAGGATCAGGGTGGGCCGGAGAATCATTGATCTGGAACGGCGCATCCTCCAACTGGCCAACACGGACCCGTTGACGGGCATATTGAACAGAAGGGCCTTTATGGAGAGGTTGAAGGGGGAGCTTGAGCGGGCCGCACGGGAAAATGCCTCTCTTTCCATCATCATGGCGGACATCGACCACTTCAAGAGGGTCAATGACGAGTACGGCCACCAGGCGGGGGACCGGGTGCTTCAGGAATTCAGCCGCCGGTTGATGAAACCGGCAAGGCCCTATGATTTCCTGGGCCGTTACGGCGGGGAAGAGTTTATCGCCTGTCTCCCCAATACCAATGAAGAGCAGGCACGATCGATCGCGGAGAGACTGCGACGCGGTGTAGAGGAAACGGCGATCTCCCGGTCGGATGATGCGAACATCCCGATTACTGCCAGTTTCGGCACAGCCTCATACAGGGCGGAGGCCGGAAACGATGACGTGGATCGAATCATAAAAAGGGCCGATGATGCCCTTTACAAGGCTAAACGCGAGGGAAGGAATCGCGTGTGTGCATGGCAGGATGGGGAGTCCTGAGAAATAAATGAATACATCAGACACATCCATATGTACCCCCCAACAAAGGATGCGGATGGGGGAAATCCTGGTAAAATCAGGGCTCATCGACAATGAAACCCTCGCCAAGGCCCTTGAGATTCAGAAATCTCAGAAAAGGCGCCTGGGCCAGATCCTCGTGGATATGGGGGTGGCTGACCAGGTGATCATTGCCAAAACCCTCGCCAGGCAGTTGAAGATACCGTATGGCCGCCTTGAGAACAAAAAAATAGCCAGAGAGGTGATCGAGCTGGTATCGCCCCAGCTTGCCGAAAATCATCTGGTTATCCCTATCAAAAAAACCGAAAAACGCCTCCTTGTCGCCATGGCAGACCCCCTGGATCTGGACGCCCTGAACGACCTTCGCTTTTTTACCCAGTTATCCATAGATGTGGCGGTTGTCCCTCAAGAAGACATTTTGGATGCCATTGAAAGACACTACCCGAAGGTGGATCTTAAAAGAGACCTGGATTCCGGCCTGACCATATTCGGGGACATAGAAATTATCCGGGAAAAAGATCCGGATGAGAAAGAGGCCAAAGAACTTCTTTCCCTTACGGAAAAGCCTCCCATTGTCCGATTCACGAATTCAATCCTTGCCGATGCCATCAAACAGAAAGCAAGCGATATCCATATTGAACCGCAGAAGGCGGCGATTTTGATTCGGTATCGGGTGGACGGCATACTCAAAGAAATCATGCGGGCGGACAAGCATATTCATGCGGGGGTCGTTTCCAGGATCAAGATCGTATCGAACCTGGATATTACCATCAAACGGAAACCCCAGGATGGGAAGGCCCAGGTGAGATACGGGAACAAGACGTTTGACCTCAGGGTCTCCACACTCCCCACATCATACGGTGAAAAGGTGACCATCCGCATCCTGGATCCCGCTACAGCGGCCTTGAACCCCGAAGATCTCGGTTTTTCAGAGAGGGATCTGAAAAACCTTTTGGAGGCCATTCACAGACCCCAGGGGATCATCCTGGTGACCGGGCCTACCGGGAGCGGAAAATCGTCAACGCTCTATGCCTGTCTCAACAGTCTCAAGTCCCCGGAAGTCAACATCGTGACCGTTGAGGATCCGGTTGAATATGATGTGGCGGGGATCAATCAGGTTCAAATCAACCCGGCCGCCGGGATCACCTTTGCCGGGGGGTTGAGATCCATCCTGAGACAGGATCCGGATATCGTCATGGTGGGCGAAATAAGAGACAGCGAGACCGCTGTTACCGCATTTCAGGCCGCACAGACCGGGCACCTGGTCCTCTCAACGCTCCACACGAATGATGCCCCTTCTGCGGTCATAAGGCTAATGGACCTGAAAATCGATCCCTTTCTGGTTTCTGCGTCGCTCATTGCCGTCATCGGCCAGCGGCTCGTCAGGAAGATATGCCAGGAATGCAAAACACCCGAGTCGTTGCACCCCGAGCAGATGGAAGCGATCCGCCCGTATATGGGTCATGACGCATTGGGCGCCTTCTGGAGGGGAATCGGGTGCGAGGCATGCCAGTTTAGCGGATATTCAGGGCGCTTGGGCCTGTTTGAGGTCTTGATGATAATGCCTTCTCTCCGGCGAAAAATCTCTACGCATCTCTCGTCTGTGGAGTTGAAGGCGGCGGCAGAGGCTGAGGGGTTCCGGACCATAACGATGGACGGAATAACAAAGGCCATGCAGGGGCTCACCACCATTGATGAAGTGTTTCGTGTGGCCCCTCCTGAGGCAAAGCGATCGGTGACGGCACCCTTCCTTGAGACTGCTGTTGAGGAAGAAAGTGCATCGGAAGAGCCCTATTTTGCAGAACCAGCGCCTGCCGTAATGAGTGCCAGCCCCAAGCGGATCCTCGTTGTCGATGACAATGCGGTCATTCGTAAACTGCTCAGCCATCATTTGGAGGCGGAAGGCTATCTGGTTGTCACCGCGGAAAATGGGCTGGAGGCCCTTAAAATGGTGGCCAAAGACAAGCCGGATCTCATTCTGTCGGACTTCCTGATGCCTGAGATGGACGGGCTTACCCTGGTAAAAAAACTGAAGTCCCAGTTGGCCACGCGGTTTATCCCTGTGATCATGCTCACGGCAAAAGATGAGGTGGAATCCGAGGTAGCGGTTATTGACGCAGGGGCCGACGACTACCTGACCAAACCGGTGGTTCCGAAGCGGTTGCTGGTGAGGGTCAACCGACTCCTGAACAAATAGACGCATCACTCGTCCAATGCCGCCTCGATGCCGGAAATCCCGCGGAATGCCTTCCCTCTAAAGCAGGCCCTTGATGAGATAAGAGCCCATGGTGGATCCCAGTATGATTCCGATGTCGTTGATGCCTGCCTGAGGCTTTTCAATGAGAAGGGCTGTCAGGTGGAAGGTTGACGCTTCTTGCGCAGTTTACAATTCGGTTTGCTACCGATGGGGAACGCTATGAGAGATGATCATAAGACAAAGAAGCAGCTCATAGATGAACTGACGGAATTGCGCTCGCAAAATGCCGCGCTGAAAGAATCAGAAAGCGCGGAGAACTACCGGAGTCTGGTGGAAAACATCAGAGATGTCATCTATGAATTGGACAGTCAGGGCGTAGTCCTATACATCAGTCCGGCTGTGAGGGATATGCTGGGATTCGACTCGGCTGAAATCGTTGGAAAGAATTTCACCGAGCTTGCGCATAAAGATGATCTAAGTCGTCTGACAAAATGGTTTTCTGAACTGCGCAAAGGCATTGAACAACCATTTGACTATAGAATCCGCCACAAATCCGGTGAGTTCAGATGGGCCGGGACGAGAATTAGGCCGATCCTGGAAGACGGACTGTTTAGGGGCGCCCGCGGAATACTCATAGACGTTACCGAACAAAGGCGGATGGTGGAGGCGCTACGCGAATCCGAAGAGAAATACCGCAGTGTGTTTCAAAACTCCATCATGGGGGTTTCCCAGGCGCTCCCTGACGGACGTCTTATCGCTGCAAACAGCGCTTATGCACAAATGTACGGATTCGAAAGTGTAGAAGAGATGATGATCGAGGCATCCCACGTAGGGCAACGTTATGCGAACCCGGAGGATCGGGAAGAGGTGCTGCGCATCCTCGCAGAAAAGGGTGTCATGGAGCCAAGGGAGATAGCTGTCGTCCGCCGCGATGGAACACTGCTCACCTTTCTGGCAGGGGCTCGGGAAATCAGAGATTCCAAAGGAAACCTGCGGTATTATCAGTCAGAACAAATAGATATCACCGAGCGGAAACGGGCGGAGGAGGAGCTCAGGAAAAGCGAACAAAAGTATCGTTTGGTGGTCGATAGCATGGCGGACGTCATAACGGTCATGGACATGAATCTTGGTTTTACCTACGTCAGCCCTTCCATCATTCACCTCCGGGGATACACGGCTGAAGAGACCATGGGGCAGACCATGGAACAGATCCTGACGCCTGAATCCCTGCAGATCGTTGCCAGGGTCCTTGAAGAAGAGTTGAAATTGGAAGCCAGCGGTACGGCAGACCCAGACAGAAGCCGCATCATGGAATTGGAGGAATACAGAAAGGACGGGTCCACTGTTTGGATCGAGAACAGCCTGTCTTTTATGCGGGATCAAACACAGCAGCCAGTGGGCATCATCTCATTGAGCCGCGACATCACCGAACGGAAGCGGGCTGAGGAGGCGCTCAGGAAGAGCGAAGAGAAGTACCGCTGGGTGTTGGATAACATGGCGGACGTCATAACGGTCATGGACATGAATCTTCGTTTTACCTACGTCAGCCCCTCCATCATGCGTTTGCGGGGATACACGGCTGAAGAGGCCTTGGCTCAGACCTTTGAACAGGTCATGACGCCTGAATCCTTGCAGATCAGTGCCAAGGTCTTTCAAGAGGAGATGACATTGGAAGCCAGCGGTACGGCAGATCCCGACAGAATCCGCATCGTGGAAGTGGAGCAATATAGAAAGGACGGCTCCATCGTTTGGATGGAGAACCACCTGTCATTTATGCGGGACGAGGCACAGAAGGCCGTGGGCATCATCTCAGTGTCCCACGACATCACCGAGCGGAAGCGGGCGGAAGCAGAAAGGGAGCGTTTGACGACCGCCATCGAGCAGGTCAGGGAAATGATCGTCATTACCGATGCCGAAGGGATGATCCAGTATGTCAACCCTGCATTCGAATCCGTGACCGGCTACAGCCGCCAAGAGGCCATGGCGCAAAACCTGCGCATGCTCAAAAGTGGAAAACAGGATCATGAATTTTATCAGAACCTATGGAACACCATTGCCTCCGGAAAGACGTGGGAAGGCCGCATGGTCAACAAGCGCAAGGATGGAAAACTGTTCACCGAAGATGCCTTGATTTCACCTGTCCTCGACACCTCGGGCCGAATCCTCAACTATGTTGCGGTCAAACGCGATATCACTGAGAAGATCGAGCTTGAGGAGCAATTCAATCAGGCCCAGAAGATGGAGTCTGTCGGCAGGCTTACCAGCGGCATTGCCCATGACTTCAATAACCTTTTGACCATCATCATCGGCAATGCGGAAATGGCGGTCATGGATATGGACAGGGACGCGCCCCTTTACGAAATCATGCAGAGATCAAAGAAGCCGGGGACAGGGGGGCCGGGCTGATTCGTCAGCTCCTGGCCTTCAGCCGGAAGCAGATTCTTCAACCGGAAGTCATGAATCTCAATAATACGATCCGGGACATGGAAAAGATGCTTGGCCGCACGATCAGAGAGGATATCGAACTGAGGACCGTCCTGGCCCCGGACCTGGGACAGGTAGAGGCCGATGAGGGCCAGATCGAACAGGTGATCATGAACCTCGTAGTGAATGCCAGGGATGCCATTCCGGAGGGAGGAAAGGTAACGATAGAGACCGGAAACGTGGATCTCGGCGAGGAATATGCCTGGGCCCATATCGCCGTGAAACCGGGGCCATATGTGATATTGAGCGTGAGCGACACGGGAACCGGTATGTCCCGGGAGATCCAGGCCAGTATTTTTGAGCCCTTTTTTACCACCAAGGAGAAGGGGAAGGGAACGGGCCTGGGGCTTTCCACCGTTTACGGCATTGTAAAGCAGAGCAACGGGAATATATGGGTTTACAGCGAGCCCGGAAAGGGGACCACCTTCAAGATCTATCTTCCCCGGGTCGAGAAGCCGCCATTCGGGACGGAAATGAAGGCCAAAAGCGCGGATAGGCTGAGGGGTTCGGAAACCGTGCTGGTCGTGGAGGATGATGAGCAGGTTCGCAAATTTGCCGTAAGGGTCCTCAGGGGATACGGATACACGGTCCTGGAAGCCGCAAACGGAGAAGAGGCAATAGAAGCCTCCAGGGAGCATTCAGGCCCCATTCATCTTGCGTTGACGGATGTGGTCATGCCCGGAATGGGCAGCCGGGACATGCAGAAGAGTTTGACATCCTCCAGGCCGGAGATAAGGATGCTTTACATGTCCGGCTACACCGACAATACCATTGTTAATCACGAAGTCCTGGATCCCGGCAAGGCGTTTCTCACGAAGCCGTTCACACCCGAGGCTTTGGGCCGCAAGGTGAGGGAGGTGTTGGATGGGTGAAAAAATGCGAACGCTGGAGGGCCGCATAATAATATCCAGGGGCAGGATTAAGATCAGGGAGAAAATATTCAGATATTGCCGAGAACGGTATTGGCCCGGCCTGTGTTTGTTCAGGTTGCAAATCTTTTTCCTGGCCCTGGGCTTGATGTGCATGCCGGTCCTGCCGGCGCTGAACGAGGGCCTGGCCCTGGAGCTGCCGAGTCATCGCCGCATCGTGGTCGGCGGGGATCATAACTATCCTCCCTTTGAATACCTGGATGAGAACGGACGTCCGGCAGGCTTCGTTGTAGATCTCACCCGGGCCATCGCACGGGAGATGAACCTTGACATGGAGATTCGCCTTGGCCCATGGGCGGATATTGTGAAAAGCCTTGAACATGGCGAAATCGACGCCATCCAGGGCATGTTCTACTCCCCGGAACGCGACCTGCAATTTGATTTTACGCAACCGCACGCGGTGAAGCATTATGTCGGCGTGGTCCGTAAGGGCGAGGGAGACCCGCCGGGCTCAATGCCGGAGTTGGAGGGAAAACGCATCGTTTTGCAGAGAGGCGACATCATCCATGACTACCTGGTGAAAAACGAACTCGGAGAGCAGGTATCGCTCGTCGAAACCCAGGAAGATGTCCTGCGGGAACTGGCCGAAGGGAAATACGACTGCGCCCTTGCGGTCAGGATCAGTTCCCTGTATCTGATCGAAGAACATGGATGGCGCAATCTTGCCCTGGGGCGGCATCCGTTTGCCTCGATGGAATACTGCTATGCTGTTTCGAATGATCGTAAGGCGCTTCTGGCCCAACTCAGTGAAGGATTGAAGGTGCTTGATGCAACCGGCGAATTCCGGCGCATTCAAAAAAAATGGCTGGGAGTCTACGAGGAAAAGCCGCTTTCACTTATCCGCGCCCTGCGCTACTCCGCCATGATCCTTATCCCCATTATCTTGATGCTCCTGGCCATTTTTCTGTGGTCCTGGTCCCTGCGCAAACAGGTGGCCCGGAGAACCGAGGACCTGCGAAGGAGCGAAGATTTCCAGCGGGCCATGATCTCCAGTTCCCCGGTGGCCCTTTATTGCATCGACCTGAATGGGAATGTGCTGGCCTGGAACGTCTCGGCCGAACGGATATTCGGATGGACGGCCGGGGAGGTCATCGGCAAGCCCCTGCCCATCGTGCACGAGGAGAAGCATGAGGAGTTCGCGGATTTGCGCAAAAGGATTGTGGAAGGTGGAAGTGTTTCAGGCGTGGAAATTGTTCGGCGGCGGAAAGACGGCAGCCTGTTGGATGCCTCCCTTTCCGCGGCCCCGATCCACGACGCGCGGGGCAATATTACAGGGATTATGGGCGCCGTGGAAGACATCACCCATCGAAAGGCTGCGGAAAAGGCCCTGTGGGAGAGTGAAAAGAGATATCGGGATCTGTTCCAAAACTCCACAGATTTCGTCTATACCCTGGACCTGAAGGGCACATTTACGGATGTGAACAGGGCGGGTGAAGATCTGACCGGCTACACCAAGAGTGAACTGATCGGGATGAATTACAGGGAGTATATCCCGGAGCCCGATCACGAAAGGATTTTCAAGGCCTTTCGCATGGTTTTACAGGAAGCCAGGCCGTTAAAGGATTTCCCCTTTGAGGTGATCATCAAAGACGGCACCAGGAGACATTTTGAGACCTGCGTCAGTCCCCTGATGAAAGGGGAGGAGATCATCGGTTTTCAGGGGAGTTCGAGGGACGTCACCGAGCGGATAGGGGTTCAGGAGGAGCGAAAGAAGCTGCAGGACCAGTTATCCAATGCCCTGGAAATGGCCCGCCTCGGCCACTGGGAATATGATGTAGCGAGGGATCTTTTCACCTTCAACGACCATTTCTACAAAATCTTTCGTACCACAGCCGCGGAAGTCGGCGGGTACACGCTGTCATCCGCCGAATATGCGGGGCGTTTTGTTCATCCTGAGGATATTCCCGTTGTTGCGGAAGAGATTCGAAAAGCCATCGAAGCAACCGAACCAAACTTCAAGCGACAACTGGAACACCGGATCATTTACGGAGATGGCTCGGTGGGATATATCTCCGTCCAGTTTTTTATCTTCAAGGACGCCCTGGGCAAGACGGTCAAGACCTATGGCGTGAACCAGGACATCACGGAGCGAAAGAGGCTGGAAGAGGAGTTTCTGAAGGTTCAGAAACTCGAATCCCTCGGAGTGCTTGCCGGAGGCATCGCCCATGATTTCAACAATATCCTGACAACGATTATGGGCAATATCGCCCTGGCCAAGGATCGGGCCCCACCCGGGAATGAGGTCTTTGACCTGCTCCATGAAGCGGAGATGGGCGCAATACGCGCCCAGACCCTGACCCGGCAGTTGCTGACCTTTGCCAAGGGCGGCGTCCCAATAAAAGAGACCTCCTCCATCGAAGATGTTCTCAGGGAGTCAGCCACCTTTGTGTTGCGGGGTTCAAAATCCAGGTGCGAGTTCTCCATCGCGGACGACCTGCGGCCGGCCGAGGTGGACCCAGGGCAGATCAGCCAGGTCATCCACAATGTGGTCATCAATGCGGACCAGGCCATGCCGGAGGGGGGGCTCATCCGGATCGCAGCGGAGAATTGCGTGGTTCAGGACGGGCAAGGGCTGCCCGTCAGGCCGGGCCGATACATTCGGATATCCATCGCGGATCAGGGGATGGGCATAGCGGGAAAGCACTTTTCAAGAATATTCGACCCCTATTTTACCACCAAGCAGAAAGGGAGCGGTCTCGGGCTTGCCACCACTCTTTCCATCATCAAAAAGCACGACGGGCACGTCACCGTGGAATCCCGGCTGGAGGACGGCGCCACATTTCACATCTATCTGCCCGCTTCGGAAAAGGCGCCGCCGGAAAAAAGGGAAAGTGGGGTAACACAGGGCAGTGGCAGGATTCTGGTGATGGATGATGAGGCGCCGCTAAGGAAAATGCTCGGGCAGGTGCTGTCGAAGCTGGGTTATGAATCGGAATTTGCAGGGGACGGGGCCGAGGCGGTCCGGATGGTCAAGAAGGCCCGGGAATCGGGAAAACCCTTTGACGCCGTCATCCTGGACCTGACCGTCCCCGGCGGGATGGGCGGCAAGGAAGCGATCAGGCGATTGCTGGAGATCGATCCCGGAGTAAAGGCCATTGTCTTCAGCGGTTATTCCGATGACCCGGTCCTGGCCAATTTCCGGGAATACGGCTTTAAGGGCATGATCCCGAAACCCTTTGACCTCCTATCCCTGGGCACGGTGCTCCACGAGGTGCTCCTGGGGGATAGATGATGGTGGAGAGCCACGAATTTTAGCGGACGCGACGGAGCACGTCCCTCCAACGTGGCCGGATGAGACGGACGCGATGAAATGGGCCTCTCCATGAAGAAAGGTGCATGGAAATGGAGACGGAACCGGGCAAAATTCTCATAGTGGATGACGAGGCAGCCGTGCAGCGCATATTGACGCGCATCGTGGAAAGGATCGGGCGGGAGTGCGCTACAGCATCCAGCGCGGAAGAGGCACGCCGCATCCTGAAGGAAGAGACTTTTGATCTTATCCTCTGCGATATCCGCCTGCCCGGGGAGTCGGGGATCGGTCTTGTCAGCCATATCATTGCCGATTATCCTGAAACCGCCGTGATCATGGTGAGCGGAGTCGAAGATCCGGAGGTGGTGGAAAAGGCCCTGGAGGTTGGGGCCTATGGGTATATCGTTAAACCTTTTAAAATCAGCGAGGTGATCATCAATGTATCCAGCGCCCTGCGGCGGCAGAGGCTGGAGGTGAAGAGCCGGAACTATCGGGAGGACCTGGAGCGGATGGTGGCCGACCGTACGGCGAAACTTGAACAGGCCCTGGATGGCGTCATTCAGGTTGTCGCCCATACCGTGGAATCAAGGGACCCTTATACGGCAGGCCATCAGGTGCGGGTGGCCGGACTTGCCTGCGCCATAGCAGGGGAGATGGAATGTCCACAGGATCAGGTAAAGGGAATCCGCATGGCAGGTGCAATTCACGACCTCGGGAAGATCTCGGTGCCGTCAGAGATCCTGAGCAAACCCATCCGTTTGAGTGATATCGAGTTCGCCTTTATCAAAACCCACCCTCAGGTCGGCTACGATATTCTAAAGGATATTGACTTTCCATGGCCGGTGGCCGAGATAACCTATCAGCATCACGAAAGGCTGGACGGTAGCGGGTATCCCCGGGGACTCAAAGGTGAGGAGATTATCCCGGAAGCGAGAATCATGGCCGTGGCGGATGTGGTGGAGGCCATGGGCTCCCACCGGCCCTACCGGCCCGCCTTGAGCATCGATGCGGCCTTGGAGGAGATTGAGAATAATCGAGGA comes from Deltaproteobacteria bacterium and encodes:
- a CDS encoding PAS domain S-box protein, producing MGEKMRTLEGRIIISRGRIKIREKIFRYCRERYWPGLCLFRLQIFFLALGLMCMPVLPALNEGLALELPSHRRIVVGGDHNYPPFEYLDENGRPAGFVVDLTRAIAREMNLDMEIRLGPWADIVKSLEHGEIDAIQGMFYSPERDLQFDFTQPHAVKHYVGVVRKGEGDPPGSMPELEGKRIVLQRGDIIHDYLVKNELGEQVSLVETQEDVLRELAEGKYDCALAVRISSLYLIEEHGWRNLALGRHPFASMEYCYAVSNDRKALLAQLSEGLKVLDATGEFRRIQKKWLGVYEEKPLSLIRALRYSAMILIPIILMLLAIFLWSWSLRKQVARRTEDLRRSEDFQRAMISSSPVALYCIDLNGNVLAWNVSAERIFGWTAGEVIGKPLPIVHEEKHEEFADLRKRIVEGGSVSGVEIVRRRKDGSLLDASLSAAPIHDARGNITGIMGAVEDITHRKAAEKALWESEKRYRDLFQNSTDFVYTLDLKGTFTDVNRAGEDLTGYTKSELIGMNYREYIPEPDHERIFKAFRMVLQEARPLKDFPFEVIIKDGTRRHFETCVSPLMKGEEIIGFQGSSRDVTERIGVQEERKKLQDQLSNALEMARLGHWEYDVARDLFTFNDHFYKIFRTTAAEVGGYTLSSAEYAGRFVHPEDIPVVAEEIRKAIEATEPNFKRQLEHRIIYGDGSVGYISVQFFIFKDALGKTVKTYGVNQDITERKRLEEEFLKVQKLESLGVLAGGIAHDFNNILTTIMGNIALAKDRAPPGNEVFDLLHEAEMGAIRAQTLTRQLLTFAKGGVPIKETSSIEDVLRESATFVLRGSKSRCEFSIADDLRPAEVDPGQISQVIHNVVINADQAMPEGGLIRIAAENCVVQDGQGLPVRPGRYIRISIADQGMGIAGKHFSRIFDPYFTTKQKGSGLGLATTLSIIKKHDGHVTVESRLEDGATFHIYLPASEKAPPEKRESGVTQGSGRILVMDDEAPLRKMLGQVLSKLGYESEFAGDGAEAVRMVKKARESGKPFDAVILDLTVPGGMGGKEAIRRLLEIDPGVKAIVFSGYSDDPVLANFREYGFKGMIPKPFDLLSLGTVLHEVLLGDR
- the tadA gene encoding Flp pilus assembly complex ATPase component TadA — its product is MNTSDTSICTPQQRMRMGEILVKSGLIDNETLAKALEIQKSQKRRLGQILVDMGVADQVIIAKTLARQLKIPYGRLENKKIAREVIELVSPQLAENHLVIPIKKTEKRLLVAMADPLDLDALNDLRFFTQLSIDVAVVPQEDILDAIERHYPKVDLKRDLDSGLTIFGDIEIIREKDPDEKEAKELLSLTEKPPIVRFTNSILADAIKQKASDIHIEPQKAAILIRYRVDGILKEIMRADKHIHAGVVSRIKIVSNLDITIKRKPQDGKAQVRYGNKTFDLRVSTLPTSYGEKVTIRILDPATAALNPEDLGFSERDLKNLLEAIHRPQGIILVTGPTGSGKSSTLYACLNSLKSPEVNIVTVEDPVEYDVAGINQVQINPAAGITFAGGLRSILRQDPDIVMVGEIRDSETAVTAFQAAQTGHLVLSTLHTNDAPSAVIRLMDLKIDPFLVSASLIAVIGQRLVRKICQECKTPESLHPEQMEAIRPYMGHDALGAFWRGIGCEACQFSGYSGRLGLFEVLMIMPSLRRKISTHLSSVELKAAAEAEGFRTITMDGITKAMQGLTTIDEVFRVAPPEAKRSVTAPFLETAVEEESASEEPYFAEPAPAVMSASPKRILVVDDNAVIRKLLSHHLEAEGYLVVTAENGLEALKMVAKDKPDLILSDFLMPEMDGLTLVKKLKSQLATRFIPVIMLTAKDEVESEVAVIDAGADDYLTKPVVPKRLLVRVNRLLNK
- a CDS encoding response regulator — protein: METEPGKILIVDDEAAVQRILTRIVERIGRECATASSAEEARRILKEETFDLILCDIRLPGESGIGLVSHIIADYPETAVIMVSGVEDPEVVEKALEVGAYGYIVKPFKISEVIINVSSALRRQRLEVKSRNYREDLERMVADRTAKLEQALDGVIQVVAHTVESRDPYTAGHQVRVAGLACAIAGEMECPQDQVKGIRMAGAIHDLGKISVPSEILSKPIRLSDIEFAFIKTHPQVGYDILKDIDFPWPVAEITYQHHERLDGSGYPRGLKGEEIIPEARIMAVADVVEAMGSHRPYRPALSIDAALEEIENNRGILYDDVAANACLRLFREKGFQFKEA
- a CDS encoding diguanylate cyclase, with product MKILIVEDDPVSMRVLEAFLENWGYEVVTARNGNQAWELLQESDAPSIVISDWMMPDMDGLELCSRIRGKEGSGYTYFIIVTAKTRKEDLILGMEAGADDYLVKPFNHDELRYRIRVGRRIIDLERRILQLANTDPLTGILNRRAFMERLKGELERAARENASLSIIMADIDHFKRVNDEYGHQAGDRVLQEFSRRLMKPARPYDFLGRYGGEEFIACLPNTNEEQARSIAERLRRGVEETAISRSDDANIPITASFGTASYRAEAGNDDVDRIIKRADDALYKAKREGRNRVCAWQDGES
- a CDS encoding PAS domain S-box protein; this encodes MRDDHKTKKQLIDELTELRSQNAALKESESAENYRSLVENIRDVIYELDSQGVVLYISPAVRDMLGFDSAEIVGKNFTELAHKDDLSRLTKWFSELRKGIEQPFDYRIRHKSGEFRWAGTRIRPILEDGLFRGARGILIDVTEQRRMVEALRESEEKYRSVFQNSIMGVSQALPDGRLIAANSAYAQMYGFESVEEMMIEASHVGQRYANPEDREEVLRILAEKGVMEPREIAVVRRDGTLLTFLAGAREIRDSKGNLRYYQSEQIDITERKRAEEELRKSEQKYRLVVDSMADVITVMDMNLGFTYVSPSIIHLRGYTAEETMGQTMEQILTPESLQIVARVLEEELKLEASGTADPDRSRIMELEEYRKDGSTVWIENSLSFMRDQTQQPVGIISLSRDITERKRAEEALRKSEEKYRWVLDNMADVITVMDMNLRFTYVSPSIMRLRGYTAEEALAQTFEQVMTPESLQISAKVFQEEMTLEASGTADPDRIRIVEVEQYRKDGSIVWMENHLSFMRDEAQKAVGIISVSHDITERKRAEAERERLTTAIEQVREMIVITDAEGMIQYVNPAFESVTGYSRQEAMAQNLRMLKSGKQDHEFYQNLWNTIASGKTWEGRMVNKRKDGKLFTEDALISPVLDTSGRILNYVAVKRDITEKIELEEQFNQAQKMESVGRLTSGIAHDFNNLLTIIIGNAEMAVMDMDRDAPLYEIMQRSKKPGTGGPG
- a CDS encoding Hpt domain-containing protein; translated protein: SDIREAVPNSDASRLEQGAHKLKGSLSIVGAKRAFDAAYGLEVLGRQKKMQEAQHAVDVLSKDLQDLESSLRISLKEVDA
- a CDS encoding response regulator; translation: MNLNNTIRDMEKMLGRTIREDIELRTVLAPDLGQVEADEGQIEQVIMNLVVNARDAIPEGGKVTIETGNVDLGEEYAWAHIAVKPGPYVILSVSDTGTGMSREIQASIFEPFFTTKEKGKGTGLGLSTVYGIVKQSNGNIWVYSEPGKGTTFKIYLPRVEKPPFGTEMKAKSADRLRGSETVLVVEDDEQVRKFAVRVLRGYGYTVLEAANGEEAIEASREHSGPIHLALTDVVMPGMGSRDMQKSLTSSRPEIRMLYMSGYTDNTIVNHEVLDPGKAFLTKPFTPEALGRKVREVLDG